gccctatttccgacaaaaaaaaaagaaaaagaaaaagaaagaaaggaaggaaagaagggagggaaggaaggagaaggaaggaaggaaaaagactgaaaataaaaccctcagagttttttttgtttttcttttgcccagtcctggggcttgggttcagggcctgagcactgtccctggcttctttttgctcaaggctagcactctaccacccgagccacagtgactacttctggctttttctatatatgtggtgctaaggaatccaaccctgggcttcatgtatgcaaggtaagtACTCTTCcgttaggctatattcccagcccccagagttctTAATTTTGTGTCAAGAATTGACAGGCCATTTATTTCATCCTTACAGTTTGTTTTACCTTCTCTTTCTCACGATCaattaaggaaaacaaatattcaaaACTTCGGGGAATTAGTCCTCTCAAGTTATGAGAAAAATGGTCAGATTCAGATGgtcctaaaaggaaaaaaaaaaaaaagccttctgaTTTTTATTGTAACTCAACAGCAACACTGAAAGGCAATTTATAAATAAGATGATATATTGTACTATCTGTTTTCTACTTCTCCAAACAAATTATATTTAAGCCTGTGAAACACAGGGTAAGAAAACCTGCCTGTCATTGGGTGTGATCCAATGGCCCACAGAAGCCACCCAGCAGTATTTTTAGATAGCTAtattgggctggaaatgtggcttagtggtagagtgatagcctgaagcaaaaggaagccaaggatagtgctcaggccctgagttcaagcttcaagactgggaaaaaaaataaaacaaaataaataaatagctattGTTGGATGAACAacaataaactttttttaaaaaaaaacataggtgCTAGGTTAAGTTTTACAGTAAGACATGGTAAAGCAAATAAACTACTATAAACAGCAATATGAACTGAATACTGATAagagaagccagaaatagaagaCTAGATAAAGCATGGTTACATATGCAGAAGTACAAAGCCAAGCAAACCTAAGTGATGACAATAGGGGATGAGGCAGGGGTAGTGGGAGTAGTTATTAACCAAGAATCTTGATTGTGACAGTAAGTACACAAATGTACTCATATATGAAAATCGACTACACCTTACTAAAAGACTGGTCTGTGCTAAGCATTGAGCAGGGGCTATTACTACAAGCATGATTAACCAATAGATTTGCTATCCAGAAAATGAGTATATGGCGAAAGCTTGGGGAGAAcccttatttaattttaatcagtCAATAtcacatttagaaatgtcttccACAAAATGTTCACCTGCTGTCATCATAGAAAGAATACATTAAGTCACAAACATTAACCTTTACTTACCCATCATAGTAAAAGTCTTCCCTGAGCCAGTCTgcccactgtaaaaaaaaatgttctatttatatattttgacacaaaaaaattaaaaaaaaaacaaactacctTCCCTAACTCAATATGGTCTGCAAGTGCATAAACAgtctcttttgtaattttttttttgtcggttgcagggattgaactcagggcctgggtgctggtccctgtgcctctttgtgctcaatcaATTGAGTACCTCCTTAGCTAGtgccagatcctgaattcaattcccagaacaattaaaaaagaaagaaagaaaagttcttaCAAAtttaaggttttaaaaaatactatcctATATCCTTGCATTATTCCACTTAAAAGAAATcagagtaacaacaacaacaaaaaatactttaagaagttatgacagggggctgggaatatggcctagtggcaagagtacttgcctcgtatacatgaagccctgggtttgattcccgagcaccacatatatagaaaacggccagaaggggcgctgtggctcaagtggcggagtgctagccttgagcaaagagaagccagggacagtgctcaggccctgagtccaaggcccaggactggcaaaaaaaaaaaaagttatgccaGGGAcgtaggggaaaaatgaaggaagaggtaagaagttggataagcaatgtactcacttccttacatatgaaactgtaacccctctgttgtacatcactgacaataaagaaatgaaaaaaacaacccaaaacaaaacacagtaggAAACTAACTCAAGCACTCACTGCTGTACCCTTGCATGAACACAGTGGACACTTACTACGCAAAGATGGTGCCATTATAACCACACATGCACGACTCCACAATGCCTTTAGCCACAGTTGAGAACACCGACTCCTACAAATGTAAGCATCCCACATGGGCACatttcagaaaaaggaaaatacttctaaacacattttattttttttattgagtgTTTAAACTCACTTAACAACATGAACATTATATCGACTATAGAATAATGGAAAAAGTATCTCAGATGATAAGAGCTTTAACTAAAGTTAGGTATTGGTGAGTTAGtgactcctgtaattctagcttaagTTTAAATTAATTAAACTTAGTTCAAACATGCTATCCACAGTAGATGTAGCTGTATCAACAGattttaaatcttatttaatGTTAATTAAATTTAAGTAGCAAAAGATTAATGCAACAGATAGCTCAGATATAAAACACATCCAGAATTGTCAAAAGTTCTACTGGATAGGATGAAGCTTAAATTATATTGACCTTAATTAGAAGAGTAGTTATTGATAATAATCTGAAATCTTATAACCAGGCTATGAACATTTATTCAAGTGTTTCTAGAGAGTACAtattcagccaggtgccagtggcttggcttctgatcctagctacccagtatgctaagatctgaggatagcaattcaaaaccagccaaggcagcaaagtacatgagactcttatctccaactaatcagcaaaagaaGTGCTAGTCTTCTGTAGAAAAAGCTCACAAAAGtgccccagatcctgagttcatgccccagactGGCACATCCACCCCCACAAAAAGCATATTTCCAATCACTTCCATCACTGAGTGGAGGAGGAATAAAATAGGCAAGGGTCATTCTGGTATAGTTTGAtgaataaagaacaaaattaattaaaaatcagATCTGAAATATTTATGGAATGTTTGTGATTACCTGAAATCTCCCAAactaaaacagccagaaatgaaaTCCTTACAAATAACCAAGCCTTTCTTCATTCTCCAAAAATGTTAAGTTTCCAGTCATCATTACCTGAGTGGTGTCCATGTCTGCAACATAGTCAAACACGAAGGTCTTGGGTTCTGGGTTAGAGTGTAGCCGCAGAGTAGTGGAAGAGAGCACAGACAAGCACAAGTTCTGTTCTCCATCAGCAAATCTCCCACCCTCTGCAGGTGGACGAATCCGCACAAAAACTTTGATGGCATCACCTTCATGactaaagaccaaaaaaaaaaatagcagaggggctgggaagagtgcttgtctcatatacacgaagccctgggtttcattcctcagcaccaaatacatataaaaaaaagctagaagtggcgccgtggctcaagtggtagactgctagccttgagcaaaagaagctgaggcacagcacccaggcccagagttccaagcccaagacatgcaaaaaaaaaaaagcaagaaagaaaacgtAAACTAAAAGGATCTGAGGCTCCTGTTGTCTATGTTTCTGCCAATAAGCATGAGACCTAGGCCATTTTAACCCTTTTCCCTTTAAATGACCTCACATTTTGATTTACTGGTTGATAGGCACATCCATGTGCTCttccaaaaataaattcaaagacagtTCATTTCAAGGAACTCCAAAagctatttctcttttttccttcttactaacaataataaatacccCAATAGGGTAATTatgcaatttatatttttattcggAAACTGGAATGGAAGGAGAGGTATCTGATTTTTCCCATACATCTCAGCTGGTTAGGACAAGCTAAATTTTGAACCATGTGCCTCCTTATTATGCTAAATAGTTCTTTTAGAAATATCACATCGTggggtggggaatatggcctactggcaagaatgcttgcctcgtatacatgaagccctgggtttgattccccagcaccacatatatagaaaacggccagtagtagcgttgtgggtcaagtggtagagtgctagccttgagcaaaaagaagccagggacagtgctcaggccctgagtccaagtccaggactggcaaaaaaaaaatcacaccatcTGTGAATGTGccttagtgacagagtgcttgcctaagatgcataaagccctgggcttgattccttagtaccacataaacagaaaaggttggaagtggagcggtggcccaagtggtaaagtgcttagctttgagcaaaagcagctcacagacagtgcccaggccctgagggcaagtcctaggacaggcaaaaagaaaaagaaaaaaaaaaaaaaaaggaaggaaggaaggaaagaaggaaggaaggaaggaaggaaagaaggaaagaaggaaagaaggaaaaggaataacATCATCACTTCCTTGGGACTggacagatttttttattttcttaccttGGCTGGTCAGACTGAGGATTTATAAGATTTCGaaattgagctaaaaaaaaaaaaaaagagagagataagtGATAAAAGGTGATTGGTATCGCATTATACAAATCTCCTTGTCCTGTAGTTTACACATTGCTTTGCtgccccttgcccctcttctgttgcCCAGACTCAATTCTACATTGTGCCCAGCCCAGCACCATCATGCCCATTccatcccagtacattatcttggTCCATgactataaattatatatacacactactTAATAACCCTCACATTTAAACTTTCAACCAGAACTGTTTTCCTCAAACTCAGGCTCTCATACAATTTGATATCGCCCATTAGCTCTACAGAGGATACTACCCCAAACCTAATGTTCCCTGATCCTGTTCTGCCCCTAAGAAAAGTGTTACTTCAACTCAGTAAATGACACCTCCTTTACattgacacaaaacaaaaaaaacacagtcATCACTAACCCCATTCTTGCTCACATTTCATTCCAACTTACATTGGTAAGTATGACATAAAATTATGAAACCTTTGCcaggcatcacacacacacacacacacacacacacagagctggaagtgctactgtggctcaagtgatagagcatcaatgtgagtgaaaaagctaagagcagtAGCTAAACCcggagttcaatccctagaaccTGTGTACGCACActgcaaacatgcacacacacccactcacatcattttcttttgccattcGTTACTGTGCATCTTTTTGTACCTAGCATAAACAAccataggttttttaaaaaaaaaaaaaaaacaagaaaaagcagtATCTACAGAGTGTGTATTAAGGTATATTCAGCAAGGGTTTGGACGAGAGGGAGGGTTGTGGCTGGAGAGGTGTGTGAGAGAAATCTATTTGTAAATTCACCATCTGAGAAAGaggaatttttgtttaaaaacataACGCTTCATAAAGAAGGTCAGAAATGTGGTAGCAACCTTAGGTGGAGATCACATGGACCCGATAaaaaggcaataaaaaaaaaaaaaaggccatgtaAGAACTCAGGCGCTGGCACACCTGTCATGctaactattcaggaaactgCGGGGGCAGAAAAAGTTTATTGACACTCTTCTCTCTCAAcacctcagggaaaaaaaaagagaaaaagaaagagagctggggggggggggcggcgaggaaggaaggaaagaaaggagaactgGCCTGGGTTTAAGGAATAGAACGCTTGCttctgagcaaaatgaagcttagGGGCCAGTTTGCCCacaggcccccgagttcaagccccaggacccgcaccGTAAATGAACGAATGGCTCTGAGAGAGATGCAGCCCACCCGGGTGagacctggcaaaaaaaaaaaaaaaaaaaaacaacctaacactgagggggaaaaagaaagaacgagTTGGGGGTAGGGGGGCGGGGGTTTAGGAGTTTCCCGGGCCTAGGGATGCGTGCGGTGGGGAGTGCGGGGCAATCGCGGGGTACGGGGCgaggctccgggctccgggctccggctcAGCCCGGACCCTCCCAGCCCCACTGCCGGTCTCCGCACCCCACCCGGTCTGAGCCGCCGAAGGAAAAGGGATCTCCgagctgtccttccttccctcagcgTCAGTCCGAGGGGAAAGAGTCCGGAGACGCGCGCCCCGGGGCCGGACCCGAGGCCGGACCCGAGGCCGAGGCCGAGCCCGGGCCCGCGGCATCACCTCACCGGACGGACGCGGCGGGCCTCgaggcctccgccccccccccgcccactccCATTCCCCCATTCGGGACCTGGGGCCGCGAACGCCAAACCAAGGCTCGTGACTTACTTTTGCAGACCGACGCCATAGCACCCACGGGGTTGGCAGCAGCGGAGATGAAAATGAGTCGGGgtgtggggaagaaaaacaaaacaaaaaaaaccctcagaggCGGCGCCGGCCCCCCACGCGCGACGGGCGGAGGGgagggagcgggcgggcggggagagaTTCCGCGCTCccgcgctcgctcgctcgctcgctcgctcgggcAAGATGGCCGACGATTTGAATCTGGCGCTCTGGGCGGGCGGACGACGTCacgtcaggccccgcccccgcggcgtGGAAGGGGGCGTGTCGTGTGTGACGTCACGAGGCCGCGCCGGCGACGCTGGGAATCGGCGTTTTAAAACCACCGGGTGGGCCGCGGCCATGAGCAAGCGGAATCAAGTGTCGTACGTGCGGCCGGCGGAGCCCGCGTTCCTGTCCCGCTTCAAGGAGCGGGTCGGTTACAAGGAAGGGCCCACCGTGGAGACCAAGGTGAGCCCGCCCGGCGAGGTGCGGCGGCCAGGTACTGACGGGTTCCTCTTCCCGCTGGATTCTGTGCTTCCCCGTCAGacgtcgcccgcccgcccgccggcccgcgggcctcgcccccttccccaccccgccGATTCGTGTCCCCTCGGTTCGAATCGGCCTTGGATCCCAGGCTAATCCTGTGATCACCACGACAGCGAGCTCTTGTCACTCTTGCTTTTCAACCTGGGCCTTGGGAGAGGAAGACGGGACAGCCCCCTTCGGTCCATCTCACTTAACTCACGAAGGATGAACCAGGGCTGAGGGGCAGCGGATGCCCCGTTTTTTccagaggaagaaactgaggtgATGCCTTCCTTCGAAGATGTTCCCCGATTCTGAGTCATCGGACTTCCTGCATCAGAAAGGGTCTCTGCTGTTTTCCAGGCTGTGTGCTAGAACAACAACATGGGccgggaatatgacctagtggcaagagtgcttgccttgtatacatgatgccccgggacagtgctcaggccctgagtccaagccccaggactggcaaaaaaaaaaaaacatggagcaCCAATATCTCCTCCCCTGAAAGACGCCTATCTAAATGAGACAACATATCTTTATTTGCCACATATGAGCCAGGCACAGTACCCAAGAGGAGGTGAGATTAGGTTAGCACTGCTAGAGGCTCCAAATCTTGGAGGCTTGCCTGAGTGAGTCGTCGTTGGCTAGAGGCTTCCTAGGCACCGGAGACTCTCAGAGATGGAAGGCTCAAAGGAATGGTTCTATTTATCTCTATtattgtgtgttggtactggggcttgaactcaacccttatccctgagcattttcgctcaagattggcactctaccacttgagccatagctccacttccggctttttgcaaGAGTCTCACGCTCCTTCCTGACCCGGGTAGCTTGGAACCTCGATTCTCAAGACTGTAAATGACTATAAATGCTTggttgtggtttaaaaaaaaaaaagtgagatagtTGTATGCACGTCTCAAAGCATTGTGAGAAGACATTTCAATAAAGAGGCCAAGCAAGATCGTACAAGCCTGTAGTGCCAACtcttcagaagaaagaaaaaagattgggGCATGAAAGCCAACCTGAACAATGTTAAAGAGACTCACtcttaaaatcataaaaaaaaaaaagggctgggttTAGTCTTGGATactgaaaataattaaatattcttttttttttttttttttttggccagtcctggggcttggactcagggcctgagcactgtccctggcttcttcccgctcaaggctagcactctgccacttgagccacagcgccgcttctggccgttttctgtatatgtggtgctggggaatcgaacctagggcctcgtgtatccgaggcaggcactcttgccactaggctatatccccagccctaaatattcTTAAACACCTAAAAATTATAGcttttgggctgggaacgtggcttagtcgTGGAGTGCGTGTCTAGCACGCATGAGGTTCGATTCCTCTACcaaaatttttttaactatagttcatATTGTGTctggcaacttaaaaaaaaattccaagtcagGGATTGGGTCTAGCATGCAAGACGCCCTGGATTCAAATCTTCAAAACAAAGccgaaagtgacactgtggctcaaatggtagagtgctggccttgagcagaaacagctcagggactgctcaggccctgagtttaagccccacgactggcaagaaaaaaaagttcaagtcaTCAGGCAAAATGCCATATTTTTATAGGTATACAGTGGGAACATGGTTTGAAATTTTTGTAAttgaaactaagaaaaataacagaaaaaatacGTATTGTGTAAAGAATGTTTTATGTAACTACATATTTGTCTGCCCCTCAAACCAAAGCTATTAAGATACAATAATGGATGAACAAAGGTAGGACAAAGAATGTTTTAGGTGCTGCTTCCTATGCTTTGCTGGTATTCGGATTATTTTAGTCTAACTAAAGGACCACGTGTTGATTAGGACCAAAGGTAATGGAGACAGCCCACCAGGATCCTTAATAGGCTGGGAATGATTGACATTACCCAAAGCAGAGAACCCTCAACTTCCCTATCTATCATGGTAAGATGGAAATGAATCCTTGGGTAGCCTGCTGGTAGTCTTATTCTGATATGATCATCTAGAGCACTAGAAATTGAAAATTGACTTCCTACTACAAATAGTTCCTCTTCTCTTACTTGAATCATTGAAGTTGTTGACAGAGGTGGTTGTATTTGTTTCCAGATTAGCCGCCTAACATGTTTGTGCATTTTTCTCTAGAGAATCCAGCCACAGGTCCCAGACGAAGAAGGTGATCACAGTGACAAAGATGACGAACAGCCCCAAGTGGTAGTTTTGAAAAAGGGAGACCTGACAGCCGAAGACGTCATGAAAATCAAAGCAGAAATAAAGGCTGCTAAAGCAGgtatgtatgaaaatgttttgtggggattttttccccctagcaATTTAAGTGATGTAGATTATGAAattgcatcattttatgtgtttctATGCTTCATTTTGAAGGAGGTGGCCCTTGGTTCCATAATTGGCGTTGACACAGTATATGTAACTTTGTGCCAGTTTTTTTTCCACCTGTGAGTATCAAGTTACCTCATCCATAAATGGAGACAATAAGTGTACCTGCTACACTATGTTGTATTGAGGATTACTGGCAAGTTTAAGTAAAAGCATTCTATTAAAAAGCaggtggagccaggcactggtggctcatgactgtcatcctagctactcaggaggctgagatctgaggatcacggtttaaagctaGCCTCGCAGGAAACTCtgcgagacgcttatctccaataaactactcaaagccaaaagtggcactgtggctcaagtagtaaagctcgCACCAAGCAGAAGCAACTCAGGGTCAGAGTTCAATTGAAGCATCAGGTCCAACAGGAAAGGCCATTGAGAttctatatccaattaaccaccagaaaaacgaagtgatgctgtggctcgaaATGGTAGAGCGTATgccctgagaaaaagaagctcagggacagtgcccaggccaagcgTTCAAACCACaggtccaggaaaaaaaaaaaacaactaggtgGTAAAACAAGCACTGGTGGATTACAACTAttagctgctcagaaagctgagatctgagtaatgTAGTTCAAAACTCGCTTgggcaggagtctgtgagactctgatccctagtgaaccatcaaaaagctccCCTAccaccaaaaacacaaaacaaaacaaaaaaaaatcacaaaaaaaatgtGGGTATCTAAGTTTACAAAGCAATTGACAAGGGTCTGGTACTTGATCCTATTTGCTAGGTGTGACGATAGGTTCCCACAACCAAAGGGGTTTCAAGAACTTATTTGCCTAGATAGACTGCAAGCTGCCAtctctctgatctctgcctccaatCTCTGCAGGGGTCATAGGTGTGAGGCACGGTGCTTCCATTCTTAAATTCTGGGTTTGTTACAGATGAAGAACCAGCTCCAGCCGATGGGAGAATCATGTATCGAAAACCAGTGAAGCGCACCTCAGATGAAAAATACTCAGGTTTAACCGCAagctcaaaaaagaagaaaacaaatgaaaatgaaggaaataagcaggactcagagaaaaagaactcacaaaagcaaataaaaaacagtAGCCTCCTTTCTTTtggcaatgaagaagaaaatgaataaatgtaaatGTTTGGGCTTAAAGTCTCCTTGGGAAGTATATgaggtatttttttcaaataacattttttcCCTGTGGCTTTTAAAATAGCTTTCTTTTCCTATTATGCTACAAGTTATAGAATAATTAGAAGATACAGGAAAACTTTTGATATAATGAATATGTATTAATACCCCAACTGGAAATTCCAATTTTGTAGATGCTAAATACCATTACTATGTTTTGTTAGTTCCCCCTCTGGGTGTCTATATgtgtaaagaatatttttaaacaaaattaagacTGTACTATGTATGTCCCATCTTGCAACCCATTTGATATTGTGAGCATTTTGCAAGATAATGTTTTATAAACCTGAAATAAACAGGTAcagaaaatatttgttcttttagtgctgtactggacttgaactctggatctgagtgctatcctttagcttttttgcttaaggctggtgctctaccacttgacccacacttcTACTTATGTGTTCTGggggtaaattggaggtaagagtctcatggactttcctgcccagacttgctttgaaccacaatcgtcagacctgtctccttagtagttaggattataggtgtaagccaccaatgcccagataGAAATGtaatcttgggggctgggaaggtggcttagtggtagaatgcttcgctagcatgcatgaagccctgggtttgattcctcagtaccttcACCCTCTGCTCCCAGTCACATTCCTATTTGCCACTGTGAAATTTCTGATGACTGGAAAAACACTGAGCTGTCCCACTCGTGGGGCGTTCCACGGTGTGAATTCAATTATGTTCGCTGAGGTGTGCATACTTACggcttttttattcttgtttttatacAACTTTTCACAAGAGTGAGTACTATGATATTTGGTAAAAGAGGAGCTGTGAGTGAAAGCCTTCCCACATTGTTGACTCGCGGAGGGCTTCTCCCCGTGTGAATCCTCATAGGCTATGTGAGGTAGGGGTTCTGATTAAAGCATTTGCCAAACTCAGGGCATCTGTACACTTTCTCTCCAGTGTGACTTCACTGGTGCCAAGAGACAAATGCTCTGAATGGAGGCGTTCCCACTCACTGCATTTGTAGATCCTTTGCCCTGTGCGCATCCTCCGATGTGTAGTAAGTGAGGTTCTCTACACAAAAGCCCTGCCACAACCCCTTACATTTATGGGGCTTTCCTCCTGTACGAACTCCCTGGT
Above is a genomic segment from Perognathus longimembris pacificus isolate PPM17 chromosome 26, ASM2315922v1, whole genome shotgun sequence containing:
- the Kiaa1143 gene encoding uncharacterized protein KIAA1143 homolog, whose translation is MSKRNQVSYVRPAEPAFLSRFKERVGYKEGPTVETKRIQPQVPDEEGDHSDKDDEQPQVVVLKKGDLTAEDVMKIKAEIKAAKADEEPAPADGRIMYRKPVKRTSDEKYSGLTASSKKKKTNENEGNKQDSEKKNSQKQIKNSSLLSFGNEEENE